In Fusarium fujikuroi IMI 58289 draft genome, chromosome FFUJ_chr02, the genomic stretch CTAACGCATTCCCGTCTCTTCCTTCAGCTGGcaactcttcatcctctgccCCTCGCTCCAACTGGACGACCCCCACaccttcatcctcacaaTCCACAACCCTTAACCGTCCCCGCCCTGCTCCTCGTCCCACTGGCGAGGATGCTTTCCCTGCTCTTCCTACAGCGCCAAAGCCTACCACTACAATCTTTGGCTACGGAAACGGCCGGGCTGTACGACGCGACTATGGAAGTCGTGAAACGGGTTTCCAATGGGGCGGCAGCGGCTCGAATACACCAGGTGGCGAAGAGCCCgccgaggatgacgaggctgGTGGGAAGAAAAAGGGtgggaagaagggcaagaaggtccTTGTGCAATGGGGTTAAAATCATATTTTTTGATAGAGTCCATGTGTAAATATTGGCAGGTCATTTTGTACCATTTGCTGGTGTTAGTATCCTGAAGATGTCGGGCATGAACTAGGGATATGAAGTGGCATAGCGACTGTGGTGGTTGGGTCTTGACTCTTGAGGTAGCGAACGAGGTTAGGCGTAGCGATAGCAATGTACACCATTTTTGCCATGTCGTTTCCCTAAAGGCACAGTTATAGGTGTCTTGGGGACGAAAGTGTTACTCAACGCGTTCATTCAGTCACTCATCCGCTTACGATTCATATGTAACCACATCTCCTGGCCAAGACAGGAGCTGAAAGTCTTGGCTTTGCCGATGGAAAGACAATGTTATCAACTCGCGCCCTCGACAACAAACCTGTTTGTTCCAGTACCTACCCTGCTGGGCCATGGTAACTCGTTTTCATCTTTGAATGATTGCCAAGAGAATATGAGAGGCTGTCTCGGCACTATCACGCATTCTAGGAGTCTCTTGATCGCTTTCGTACATATCAGCCTCCCTGATGCTCAGCCTCTCATCTTGGCGATATCCTCGATATGTTTGATGCCAAGATATTACAAAAGCAAATCTGCCGTCCGAAAGCCATACCACGGACCGTGATATCCGTCGCATCCATCTTGGCGAGGACTACGGAACGGCATATAGGTCTCGGGTGTTTGTCGCACGCAGCCCGCCCAAATCCGTCTGCAACCACTAGGGGCCATATATTTCCGCCACCTCATATTAAATGTCCTCAGAATAATACATATAAAGCTCAATTATTAACATTTCCATGTGTGAGCTGATGGCAGTCACACACAAGAAAGGGGTAGACCTCGATATGATTTGGGATACTTAATCTGTCAGGTAGTCTGCTTGCGACCGGCTCAGCACTCCGAACCCAATCTCTCCGTATTTGCCAGTAGCCATACCTTATATCAGATCGCTTCTACAATATCGCGTCTTCAGATAGTAACCGATTCTTTCTCGAGCGAATACGACTTTATATTTACCCGTATCATCATTAACTCAAACTCCTGTACGAACCATTGCTCAGTTCTCCTTGCATGATGCGCAACGCCCTCCTCATTCTCAGTGGCATTACTACCATAGCCACAACATATGCTTCGCCAGTAGCTTCGTCAACGACCCCTCTAATCACTTCACCTGTCGCCACATCAATACTTGATCCAGTTGCGCCTCCCGTTTTCGCAGCTGTGACAACTCCTGAGGATATACACGCAGTCATTCGGGAGGTCAGCAGTTTAGCATCTGACATATATTTTACTGCTAGTAATATCGGAGGAGGTGGTGTAGAAGTCGAAAACATCGGGGTATTACACGTTTTGCCTTATTCACTTGACTTATACTGACCTTCTGGAAGAATACATACCTCCGATGTCGAGATATGATTGAGGGGGTCCAGCAGGCGTTCGACAAGGTCGGCGATCGACCCCAAACCCCTTTCTCGTATGAGAATCAAAAGGGTATTTGCTCCATTTTCGACTCGGTACGCAACATATCTGCAATGCTCGCTGGGAGACATGATAGATAGTTTTGAGCGACCCTTGATCGACTTGTACTAACATTCCTCTCCAGTTCGGCATCGACCAATCAAAGCTCATTACAATGTTGGTGAGATATCTACAGAGTATAGCGAGGGACGGCTTTATCGACCACTTTGGGGATTGCTTCAATCGACTTCAACCTGCACTAAGCATGTTTATTGAGGAACTCACTTTCTATGCGCCTGACTGTGAGTTTGCGATGCTGAGGAGAAAGGACCAGCTTGAGGTTGGGCTGAGTAGTGCATTGGGAAGGGTGCTGGACTATCGGGAGGGACATGCCCCAGACAACATTCCTTTGTCGTTAGACTGAGGTCACCATCTTgggtttcttctttttaaaaaaattatgACTTATCGACTTGCTCTTGATGGCTGCTGGGCTTCTGTCCGATTTTGACGACCATCTCCCTTGGTAATGGACCAAACACCAGTGTAAGTACTTTGTGGCTCAAGCAAAGTTGATGGTCACAATGCGTATATTACAACCGGTCACACTTTGAAGTGAGCCCTATCTGAGCACACAAATGATAAATAATGCAGGGAGATAATGCTACAATAACAAAACGAAATATATGAGACATTTGAGAGGAGCTATGACATTCGAGAGTTCAGGGTATAGCTGCGGAGAGCGGTCAAGAATTACAAGTGTTGAGATACTTTCTTGGAACAGGACACATAACCGCGAGTTCCTATGACAAGTGGTTTCCTTTCGCCCTGCTATTATGTACTCTATCTGTCGTGATTGAAATTGCCAATTTAGAAATCGTAAATGTAATTGATGAATTACGCGTCGAGACGAATTCAATTTGGCAAACTTTGCTACCCTAGATAAACCTGAAGTTTATCATGGTCGTCAAGTTTCATCAAGTGAGGACCGGGGCGGAAGTCAGAGGGTCCCCGAAGCACAGACCATCCGATCCGGGGTGCACACAAGCGAAGCCCACAAAAAGAGAAAGTCAGAACAGAACAGTGTGAAGAGTCAATTCAGTTTGGTGATTGTCGTCACTGATACCAGAAGCTTTGAAACTGTAACTAATAAAATGCGATTGTCTATTGGAGGATAAAGCTTCCAGCATAACTCCCAACGGGGAACACAAGCACCACGTCTTCCTCTATTATCCATTTCTCACTAGAATTACTTCCTCCCTGCATGGCCCTTTGACCATCAATGACACAGCTTCAGCCTTCACATGCTTAACAATGCAAGGGAACCTCGATTCGACCACAGCTACTCCGTAGATATTGAAGATCGAGTTTTTACCAATCCTATAGTACCAACAGCcaaggggaggcaagaaaacttaagGCCTCTCATCTAAGTTcataaaaagacttaggcaTACTTAgtatatcttactaaagctttagaccagtttattttggcacctTGACTCGACGTCAGAAGTTTTC encodes the following:
- a CDS encoding related to transforming acidic coiled-coil containing protein 3, translating into MRNALLILSGITTIATTYASPVASSTTPLITSPVATSILDPVAPPVFAAVTTPEDIHAVIREVSSLASDIYFTASNIGGGGVEVENIGNTYLRCRDMIEGVQQAFDKVGDRPQTPFSYENQKGICSIFDSFGIDQSKLITMLVRYLQSIARDGFIDHFGDCFNRLQPALSMFIEELTFYAPDCEFAMLRRKDQLEVGLSSALGRVLDYREGHAPDNIPLSLD